The following are from one region of the Paenibacillus sp. KS-LC4 genome:
- a CDS encoding ABC transporter substrate-binding protein: MFTKRKKWAFVMCVCSTVLALSACTGNGNGGNTTSGTSSVTDVSSAEQLPELTINVLSQLTSYAGPQEGWFAKVVKDKFNIKLNIQSSTGEVVASRMASGDLGDLVVWGNNSKEYTDAIKGGLLLDWNKDGLLERFGNHMKENAGQAIEANRKQFGDGKHVYGIGHSVGSGEGSSESNKLTFGPSIRWDLYEKLGSPKITKMEDYLPLLKQMQELEPKSDSGRKTYGFSLWSEWDGNSMNLGNIGAYYGYINGDGFNPSDMILTSVTEQKYQGLIDDSSYYMKGLAFYYKANQMGLLDPDSVTQKFGDVSSKLKDGQFFFTPFTWMDDTYNTPNHLSAGKGLMPVPFSEEKAVTFGYTPYGGERVWSIGAKAKEPARIMMFLDWLYSPEGIMTVNNGPKGLAWDIKDGKAYVTDYGWGAFPSNETPVPEEYGGGSFNSGMSKINNTTISSMMINPETGEPYNREMWSSSLGHNPNQVELSWRDAMGVSTQKEYYTNNNMVAITKQTFTGEAPIQLPTDIQQKQNEVGKVIKEYSWKMVIAKNDTEFNKLKQQMMEKAKGLGYDEVVAWQMEQTKKTVWAHNP; encoded by the coding sequence ATGTTTACAAAAAGAAAAAAGTGGGCTTTCGTGATGTGTGTATGCAGCACTGTTCTTGCATTATCAGCATGCACTGGCAACGGCAATGGTGGGAATACGACGTCTGGTACATCTAGTGTAACGGACGTCTCAAGCGCCGAACAGCTGCCCGAATTAACGATTAATGTACTCTCTCAGCTTACTAGCTACGCTGGACCGCAAGAGGGCTGGTTCGCTAAGGTCGTCAAGGACAAGTTCAATATCAAGCTGAATATCCAAAGCAGCACGGGTGAGGTAGTTGCTTCAAGGATGGCTTCGGGTGACTTGGGTGATCTTGTTGTGTGGGGTAACAATAGCAAAGAATATACGGATGCGATTAAAGGAGGCCTACTGCTGGACTGGAACAAGGACGGTCTGCTGGAGAGGTTCGGAAATCATATGAAAGAGAATGCAGGTCAAGCGATTGAAGCAAATAGGAAGCAGTTCGGCGACGGCAAGCACGTTTACGGCATTGGCCATTCTGTCGGTTCCGGCGAAGGCTCGTCCGAAAGCAATAAGCTGACGTTTGGTCCGAGTATCCGTTGGGACCTGTATGAGAAGCTTGGCAGTCCGAAAATAACCAAGATGGAGGATTACTTGCCCCTCCTAAAGCAGATGCAGGAGCTTGAGCCAAAGAGCGACAGCGGCAGGAAGACGTACGGATTTTCACTTTGGTCGGAATGGGACGGCAATTCGATGAATTTAGGGAACATCGGGGCCTACTACGGCTACATCAATGGCGATGGCTTTAACCCGAGCGATATGATTCTGACATCCGTGACGGAGCAAAAATATCAGGGTCTTATCGACGACAGCAGCTATTACATGAAAGGTCTGGCGTTTTATTATAAAGCCAATCAGATGGGCCTGCTTGATCCAGACTCGGTGACGCAGAAATTTGGGGACGTTTCCAGCAAGCTCAAAGATGGCCAGTTTTTCTTTACTCCGTTTACATGGATGGACGATACGTACAATACCCCGAATCATCTTTCAGCAGGCAAGGGCTTGATGCCTGTGCCGTTTTCGGAAGAGAAGGCGGTTACGTTCGGCTATACGCCGTATGGCGGCGAACGTGTTTGGTCGATCGGAGCCAAAGCGAAAGAGCCGGCTCGCATTATGATGTTCCTTGACTGGTTGTACTCACCTGAAGGCATTATGACGGTGAACAATGGTCCGAAGGGCCTTGCTTGGGATATTAAGGACGGCAAAGCTTACGTGACCGATTACGGCTGGGGGGCATTCCCGTCCAATGAAACGCCGGTTCCAGAGGAATACGGCGGGGGCAGCTTCAATTCGGGTATGTCTAAGATCAATAACACCACGATATCAAGCATGATGATCAACCCTGAAACCGGTGAGCCGTATAACCGCGAAATGTGGTCGTCGTCGCTCGGACATAACCCGAATCAGGTTGAGTTGAGCTGGCGCGATGCGATGGGGGTAAGCACACAGAAGGAATATTACACCAATAACAATATGGTCGCCATAACGAAACAGACCTTTACAGGCGAAGCCCCGATTCAGCTTCCTACTGACATTCAACAAAAGCAGAACGAAGTCGGCAAGGTGATCAAAGAATACTCCTGGAAGATGGTTATCGCGAAGAACGACACCGAATTCAACAAACTGAAGCAGCAAATGATGGAGAAGGCTAAAGGTCTTGGTTACGACGAAGTTGTCGCTTGGCAAATGGAGCAAACGAAGAAGACGGTTTGGGCGCACAATCCATAA
- a CDS encoding N-acetylmuramoyl-L-alanine amidase family protein: MIQKKPNWQGWIMKKLGFLLVLFIYLLALPDNSFAAAVVDTRVILDGTELVQPENTKAEIMDKKVMVPIRIVSESLGYDVLWNKQAQTVTISKEDTHIEMTVGQKTAKINTETVFIDAPPVIKKGTTLVPLRFVGEQMNLKVGWNNKTKTVTLTSPIPEVIVEEGETDPTTSPPDETGGSIIDGAIPNELSTVSAISFSDNRLIVTTSGKVGPKIFAMKAPDRLVIDLPNSAFAPTFGDGQVLNGSQMGELIITDSSEVTKVRYSLFTREPSAIRIVLDLRQATSYQLVSDDSGLYVVDLNVDGDVDGAPIVPPIGADGKKIVVIDPGHGGAEPGKVALTGLQEKILNLTLSLKVEQLLKQVSAINVVMTRTDDTTLSLSSRAQLANALNADMFVSVHANSFTTSTPSGTETYYARDSSIPLAKTIHRYLLEATGLKDRGVKYNNYHVIRETTMPAVLLETGFMSNPSDLAVITNEAVQMRMATGIVEGIKEYLGIK, translated from the coding sequence ATGATTCAAAAAAAGCCGAATTGGCAGGGGTGGATAATGAAGAAGCTTGGTTTTTTGTTGGTATTATTCATTTATTTATTGGCGCTTCCAGACAACAGCTTTGCAGCAGCAGTCGTAGATACGAGGGTGATTTTGGACGGAACGGAGCTTGTCCAGCCTGAAAATACGAAGGCCGAAATTATGGATAAAAAAGTAATGGTCCCGATTCGCATTGTATCGGAAAGCTTGGGCTACGACGTGCTGTGGAATAAGCAGGCACAGACCGTCACGATTAGCAAAGAGGACACACACATTGAAATGACGGTAGGCCAGAAAACGGCGAAGATCAATACGGAAACCGTATTTATAGATGCTCCTCCTGTTATTAAAAAAGGAACAACGCTCGTTCCGCTGCGCTTCGTAGGCGAGCAGATGAACCTGAAGGTTGGCTGGAACAACAAGACGAAGACGGTCACATTGACAAGCCCTATTCCAGAGGTAATCGTTGAGGAGGGGGAAACGGACCCAACCACATCGCCGCCAGACGAAACGGGAGGGAGCATTATTGATGGAGCTATCCCGAATGAATTATCGACAGTAAGCGCTATCAGCTTTAGTGACAATCGTCTTATCGTCACGACAAGCGGCAAAGTAGGGCCGAAAATTTTCGCAATGAAGGCGCCGGATCGCCTTGTCATTGATTTGCCAAATTCGGCTTTTGCCCCGACGTTTGGCGATGGACAGGTGCTAAATGGCAGCCAGATGGGCGAGCTTATAATCACGGACAGCTCAGAGGTTACGAAGGTGCGTTATTCTCTATTTACCCGCGAGCCATCAGCTATTCGCATCGTTTTGGATTTGAGACAGGCGACCTCCTATCAGCTTGTCAGCGATGATTCTGGGCTGTACGTCGTAGACTTAAATGTGGACGGAGATGTAGACGGGGCGCCGATTGTGCCGCCAATCGGTGCGGATGGCAAAAAAATCGTAGTCATTGATCCGGGTCATGGCGGCGCTGAGCCAGGTAAGGTAGCGCTGACAGGCTTGCAGGAAAAAATTCTGAACCTGACGCTTTCCTTAAAAGTCGAGCAGTTGCTGAAGCAGGTGTCTGCCATTAATGTAGTGATGACACGAACCGATGATACGACACTCAGCCTTTCAAGTCGTGCGCAGCTGGCAAATGCGCTGAATGCCGATATGTTCGTCTCCGTGCATGCCAACAGCTTTACGACCTCTACACCTTCGGGTACGGAGACGTATTATGCGCGGGATTCGAGCATACCATTAGCTAAGACGATTCATCGCTATTTGCTGGAAGCGACTGGACTCAAAGATCGTGGAGTGAAATATAACAATTACCACGTCATCCGGGAGACAACGATGCCAGCGGTTCTGCTTGAGACAGGCTTTATGAGCAACCCGTCGGATTTGGCGGTTATTACGAATGAAGCGGTGCAAATGCGAATGGCAACGGGCATCGTTGAGGGAATTAAAGAATATTTGGGTATTAAATAG